A section of the Hyphomicrobiales bacterium genome encodes:
- a CDS encoding ABC transporter ATP-binding protein/permease: protein MLQRTDRKYGSQWGTLKALLPYIWPPDRPDLKLRVVIALSMLIAAKAATIAVPFFYKAAVDALTAGADTTTMLLISGPLGLIVAYGVGRVMMVLFAQMRDALFSKVAQHAVRSLAVKTFRHMHRLSLRFHLERKTGGLSRIIERGTRGIEVIVRYTMLNTAPTVLELMLIGGVLYYHFNFWYLLVMLVTVVAYVSYTFIASEWRIGIRRDMNESDTDANTKAIDSLLNYETVKYFGNEGWEASRFDQSMGRYERAAVRSNTSLAVLNSGQAVFFTIGLTVCMVMAARDVAAGSLTVGDFVMVNALLMQLFVPLNFMGMVYREIKQGLVDIENMFDLLGKEPEIGDVLGARPLSVEAGEIRFENVDFFYDANRQILHRLSFTVPPGKTVAIVGPSGAGKSTISRILFRFYEVSGGQVLIDGHDIRMATQDSLRRAIGMVPQDTVLFNDTIAYNIRYGRPDASDEEVYEAARMAQIDEFIRGLPAGYDTEVGERGLKLSGGEKQRVAIARTILKGPPILMLDEATSALDSATEQEIQAALRRVSENRTTLVIAHRLSTIIDADEILVLKAGRIAERGRHEGLLTKGGLYADMWNRQREAEAARARLAEAEVDEAASPAEAAVEPILTE from the coding sequence ATGCTGCAAAGGACGGACCGCAAATACGGCTCGCAATGGGGGACGCTGAAGGCGCTGTTGCCCTATATCTGGCCGCCCGACCGGCCAGACCTGAAGCTGCGCGTCGTCATCGCGCTTTCCATGCTCATCGCCGCCAAGGCCGCGACCATCGCCGTTCCCTTCTTCTACAAGGCCGCCGTCGACGCGCTCACCGCCGGGGCCGATACCACCACGATGCTGCTGATCAGCGGGCCGCTCGGCCTCATTGTCGCCTATGGCGTCGGCCGGGTGATGATGGTGCTGTTCGCGCAGATGCGCGACGCGCTGTTCTCCAAGGTCGCCCAGCACGCGGTGCGCTCGCTCGCGGTGAAGACCTTCCGCCACATGCACCGCCTGTCGTTGCGCTTCCACCTGGAGCGCAAGACCGGGGGCCTGAGCCGCATCATCGAGCGCGGCACCCGCGGCATCGAGGTCATCGTCCGCTACACCATGCTCAATACCGCGCCGACGGTGCTCGAGCTGATGCTCATCGGCGGCGTGCTCTACTACCATTTCAACTTCTGGTATCTGTTGGTGATGCTGGTCACGGTGGTGGCCTATGTGTCGTACACGTTTATCGCCAGCGAGTGGCGCATCGGCATCCGCCGCGACATGAACGAGTCCGACACCGACGCCAACACCAAGGCGATCGACAGCCTGCTCAACTACGAGACGGTGAAATATTTCGGCAATGAGGGCTGGGAGGCGAGCCGCTTCGACCAATCGATGGGGCGCTATGAGCGCGCGGCGGTGCGCAGCAACACGTCCCTGGCGGTGCTCAATTCCGGCCAGGCGGTGTTCTTCACCATCGGGCTCACGGTCTGCATGGTGATGGCCGCCCGCGACGTTGCCGCCGGCAGCCTCACCGTCGGCGATTTCGTCATGGTCAACGCGCTGCTGATGCAGCTCTTCGTTCCGCTCAACTTCATGGGCATGGTCTACCGCGAGATCAAGCAGGGGCTGGTCGACATCGAGAACATGTTCGACCTGCTCGGCAAGGAGCCCGAGATCGGCGACGTTCTCGGCGCCCGGCCGCTCAGCGTCGAGGCCGGCGAGATCCGTTTCGAGAATGTCGATTTCTTCTATGACGCGAACCGGCAGATCCTGCACCGGCTGTCCTTCACGGTGCCGCCGGGAAAGACGGTCGCCATCGTCGGCCCCTCCGGCGCCGGCAAGTCGACCATCTCGCGCATCCTGTTCCGCTTCTACGAGGTTTCCGGCGGGCAGGTGCTGATCGACGGCCACGACATCCGCATGGCGACGCAGGATTCGCTGCGCCGGGCGATCGGCATGGTGCCGCAGGACACGGTGCTGTTCAACGACACGATTGCCTACAATATCCGTTATGGCCGGCCCGACGCCTCCGACGAGGAGGTGTATGAGGCGGCCCGCATGGCCCAGATCGACGAATTTATCCGCGGCCTGCCCGCCGGCTACGACACCGAGGTCGGCGAGCGCGGGCTCAAGCTTTCCGGCGGCGAGAAGCAGCGCGTCGCCATCGCCCGCACCATCCTCAAAGGTCCGCCGATCCTGATGCTCGACGAGGCGACCTCGGCGCTCGACAGCGCCACCGAACAGGAGATTCAGGCAGCGCTCCGCCGGGTCTCCGAGAACCGCACCACACTGGTCATCGCCCACCGGCTTTCGACCATCATCGACGCCGACGAGATCCTGGTGCTCAAGGCCGGCCGCATCGCCGAGCGCGGCCGCCACGAGGGACTGCTGACGAAGGGCGGGCTTTACGCCGACATGTGGAACCGCCAGCGCGAGGCCGAGGCGGCGCGCGCCCGCCTTGCCGAAGCGGAGGTCGACGAGGCCGC
- a CDS encoding TIGR00730 family Rossman fold protein, with product MTRIQAVCVYCGSGLGTDPAYAEAARGFGRILAAAQIRLVYGGGSLGLMGTLARSVIEHGGKVTGIIPQFLVARERMMREVDELLVTEDMHARKRAMFDRADGFVALPGGLGTLEETVEMLTWAQLGQHEKPVVLANIAGFWQPLIALMTHMRAEAFIREGLMARYFVAETVEQIVPTLKKAAAICKPTDQGAGAPSFSNL from the coding sequence ATGACCAGAATTCAAGCTGTTTGCGTCTATTGCGGTTCCGGCCTCGGCACCGATCCCGCCTATGCGGAGGCGGCCCGCGGTTTCGGCCGCATTCTCGCGGCCGCGCAGATTCGCCTCGTCTATGGCGGCGGCAGCCTCGGGCTGATGGGCACCCTCGCCCGGTCGGTGATCGAGCACGGCGGAAAGGTTACCGGCATTATCCCTCAGTTCCTGGTCGCCCGCGAGCGCATGATGCGCGAGGTCGACGAGCTTCTGGTGACCGAGGATATGCATGCGCGAAAACGCGCCATGTTCGACCGCGCCGACGGCTTCGTCGCGCTTCCCGGCGGCCTCGGCACGCTCGAGGAGACCGTCGAGATGCTCACCTGGGCGCAGCTCGGACAGCATGAAAAGCCGGTCGTGCTCGCCAACATTGCCGGCTTCTGGCAGCCGCTGATCGCGCTCATGACCCACATGCGCGCGGAGGCGTTCATCCGCGAAGGGCTGATGGCGCGCTATTTCGTCGCCGAGACGGTCGAGCAGATCGTGCCGACGCTGAAAAAGGCGGCCGCCATCTGCAAGCCGACCGATCAGGGGGCCGGCGCACCCTCCTTTAGCAATTTGTAG
- a CDS encoding LysM peptidoglycan-binding domain-containing protein, with product MITKIIAALKSNLALTLSAVGVAVVAAVAGTAGWIYANQPQVQEVEAPQTLTTPDGTAPGSQTRQARLPEAAEPGGEAPPAAVSGEPAAPGQTLPGFDIVRVQPDGGAVVAGQAEPGSKVVLFANSEPVAETKADATGSWVLVLEKPLPAGASDLWLSAEKAGSPKVRSAQSVAVVIDPNKNERPLVVVQDDAGSRVLQKPEVIAVATPTEAPQPPPAAPSAAETPGEVAAMAPQEPTQAQPPAGVGATLRVPVTIEAADYDVGGQLHMSGTAAPSATVRLYYDNNYIGDAEADSEGRWSLSFKRSLDGAAHTVRADEVAPASGDILARAEVSFIAELPESERRRLAEAAEAAKAAPPPGTQVAAATDQAVTIPDALGAPEEVVEQATPTSTEAVAESVATPPAPPAEETAPAPEAPDMAAAEPTAEPPSPALPLAAIGDDPKVPNRITVVRGDNLWRISRTFYGRGIRYTTIFQANRDQIRNPHWIYPDQVFLIPRLKSTDEAVN from the coding sequence GTGATCACCAAAATTATCGCAGCCCTTAAGAGCAACCTCGCCCTCACTCTGAGCGCCGTCGGCGTTGCCGTGGTTGCCGCGGTGGCCGGAACCGCAGGCTGGATATACGCGAACCAGCCTCAGGTGCAAGAGGTCGAAGCACCGCAAACGCTGACAACGCCGGACGGCACTGCGCCGGGATCGCAGACGCGCCAGGCGCGGCTTCCCGAAGCGGCGGAGCCCGGTGGCGAGGCTCCGCCGGCCGCCGTGTCCGGTGAGCCGGCCGCGCCCGGCCAAACGCTGCCCGGTTTCGACATCGTGCGCGTCCAGCCGGACGGCGGCGCGGTCGTCGCCGGTCAGGCCGAGCCCGGGTCCAAGGTGGTTCTGTTCGCCAATTCCGAGCCGGTGGCCGAGACGAAAGCCGACGCGACGGGAAGCTGGGTCCTGGTGCTCGAAAAGCCGCTGCCGGCCGGCGCCAGCGATCTGTGGCTCAGCGCCGAGAAGGCGGGCTCGCCGAAGGTCCGCTCGGCCCAGTCGGTCGCCGTGGTAATCGATCCGAATAAGAACGAGCGCCCCCTGGTCGTCGTACAGGACGACGCGGGAAGCCGCGTGTTGCAGAAGCCCGAGGTCATCGCCGTGGCGACGCCAACCGAGGCGCCGCAGCCGCCGCCGGCCGCGCCTTCCGCCGCCGAAACGCCGGGCGAAGTCGCCGCCATGGCGCCGCAGGAACCTACGCAGGCGCAGCCGCCCGCCGGGGTTGGCGCGACGTTGCGCGTGCCGGTGACCATAGAGGCCGCCGACTATGATGTTGGCGGCCAGCTGCACATGTCGGGCACGGCGGCGCCATCGGCGACGGTGCGGCTCTATTACGACAACAACTATATCGGCGACGCGGAGGCGGACTCCGAGGGGCGCTGGTCGCTCAGCTTCAAGCGCAGTCTCGACGGCGCCGCGCATACGGTGCGCGCCGACGAGGTGGCGCCGGCGAGCGGCGACATTCTGGCCCGCGCCGAAGTGAGCTTCATCGCCGAGCTGCCCGAGAGCGAACGGCGCAGACTGGCAGAGGCCGCCGAAGCGGCGAAGGCCGCGCCGCCGCCGGGGACCCAGGTGGCCGCAGCGACGGATCAGGCCGTGACCATTCCGGATGCGCTGGGTGCGCCGGAAGAGGTGGTGGAGCAGGCCACGCCGACTTCCACCGAAGCGGTCGCGGAGAGCGTGGCCACGCCGCCCGCGCCGCCGGCCGAAGAGACCGCCCCGGCACCGGAAGCCCCCGATATGGCCGCGGCCGAACCCACCGCCGAGCCGCCTTCGCCGGCGCTGCCCTTGGCGGCCATAGGCGACGATCCGAAGGTGCCCAACCGGATAACCGTGGTGCGCGGCGACAATCTGTGGCGCATTTCCCGCACCTTCTATGGCCGCGGCATCCGCTACACCACTATCTTCCAGGCCAACCGCGATCAGATCCGCAATCCGCACTGGATCTATCCCGACCAGGTATTTCTGATCCCGCGCCTGAAGAGTACCGACGAAGCGGTCAACTGA